One stretch of Miscanthus floridulus cultivar M001 chromosome 18, ASM1932011v1, whole genome shotgun sequence DNA includes these proteins:
- the LOC136521540 gene encoding UDP-galactose/UDP-glucose transporter 7-like: MGAEAGEPSSILSLAAAFSYGVASMAMVFVNKAVLMQYVHSMTLLTLQQIATALLIHFGQVLGMSKRKDFSLITAKKLLPVSIFYNANVGFALASLKGVNIPMYIAIKRITPLAVLVAGCMRGKGKPPTQVILSVICTATGVLIAALGDFSFDLYGYRMALTSVFFQTMYLILVEKSGAEDGLSSVDLMFYNSILSLPFLFFLIIATGEFPHSLTVLSAKAASLTFSVILIISLVMGIVLNFTMFWCTIVNSALTTTIVGVLKGVGSTTLGFVLLGGVEVHALNVTGLVINTFGGVWYSYAKYKQKKKTPRKIQHDVESHAHK, translated from the exons ATGGGGGCGGAGGCCGGCGAGCCCAGCTCCATCCTCAG CTTAGCTGCTGCCTTTTCCTATGGAGTCGCATCTATGGCAATGGTTTTCGTGAACAAAGCAGTTCTTATGCAGTATGTTCACTCCATGACCCTCCTCACTTTACAG CAAATAGCGACGGCACTTCTGATACATTTTGGTCAAGTTCTAGGGATGTCTAAAAGAAAAGATTTCAGCTTGATAACCGCAAAGAAGCTTCTTCCAGTGTCTATTTTCTACAATGCAAATGTGGGATTTGCTCTAGCAAGCTTGAAAGGGGTTAACATCCCAATGTATATTGCAATCAAGAGGATCACTCCCCTTGCTGTGTTGGTAGCTGGGTGCATGCGGGGAAAGGGGAAACCACCGACACAG GTCATTCTTTCAGTTATCTGCACCGCCACTGGTGTCCTCATTGCAGCACTTGGAGATTTTTCCTTTGACCTATATGGATACCGCATGGCTCTAACATCAGTCTTCTTCCAG ACTATGTATTTGATTCTGGTGGAGAAATCAGGTGCTGAAGATGGTCTTTCCTCAGTGGACTTGATGTTTTACAACAGCATATTGTCACTTCCATTTCTGTTTTTCCTCATTATAGCAACAGGAGAATTCCCCCATTCTCTTACAGTATTATCTGCAAAG GCAGCCTCTCTGACATTCAGTGTTATTCTCATTATCTCATTGGTGATGGGAATCGTTCTCAATTTCACTATGTTCTGGTGCACAATTGTGAATTCTGCTCTGACTACAACAATAGTAGGAGTTCTCAAGGGCGTCGGGTCTACA ACCCTCGGTTTTGTTCTGTTGGGAGGTGTCGAAGTGCACGCTCTGAATGTTACTGGACTGGTGATCAACACATTTGGCGGTGTATGGTATTCTTATGCGAAGTATAAGCAGAAAAAGAAAACACCACGGAAGATTCAACATGATGTAGAGTCACATGCCCACAAGTAG